TGTGAGGCGCCGCCGCCGGGGCTGGGCTGTTCATTCAGGCAAAAGATGCCCTGCGAGCCGTTGCGGCCGGCGGTGGGGGCAAGTTCAAAGCCGCGCTGATAGGCGGACCAGCCGGTGGGGCGCCCGTTTTGGGCCTGATCGAAATCGCCGTTTTGGAGGCGGTTGGCGGCGGGGGTGGAGGATTGCACGACGCGCAGCAGGGGAGCGGCGGCGGGAAGGCTGGCGGCGAGGAGCAGCGCGGCAAGGCAGGCCAACAGCAGGCGTGAGCGGACAAACGGGCAGCCGGTGGTGTTCATGGAGGCAGCCTACCGCAGGCTGGCGGAAGTCGCAACATCTGCTGGTCAAAGGCGGGGCCAGCGGTATAATGAAAACATGAATCAGCCGACAACTCGCCGCCGGTTTCTCGCCGGGATGTCTTTAAGCGCGCTGGCGCTGGCCGGCAGCGCGCCGCAAGTGTGGACGCAAAATGCAGGTGGCCCGCCCAGCCGCCGCATCAACCTGGGGGTGATTGGGGTGGCCAATCGCGGGGGCGAAAACCTGCGGGCGGTGGGTTTTGAAAACATCGTGGCCTTGTGCGATGTGGACAAGAACAACCTGAACGCGGCGGCTCAGCGTTTTCCCAACGCCCAAACCTTTCAGGATTTTCGGGAATTGCTGGAGGTGAAGGATTTGGACGCGGTGTTAATCAGCACGCCGGATCACTGCCATGCGGTGATTGCGGCGGCGGCGCTGGAAAAGGGGCTGCATATTTATTGTGAAAAACCGCTGGCGCGCACGGTCAGCGAGGCCCGGCGCATCACGGAGCTGGCGCGGCAGAAGCGCAAAGTCACGCAATTGGGCACGCAAATTCACGCTTCCAACAATTACCGGCGGGTGGTGGAGCTGGTGCAAAGCGGGGCGATTGGGGCGGTGCGGGAGGTGCATGTGTGGGTGCAGGTGGTGTACGGGGGCCTGAAAATGCCCACCGAATTTCCCCCGGTGCCGCCCACGTTGAATTACGATTTATGGCTGGGGCCGCTGGAGCATCGCCCCTACAGCCCGGAGTGGGTGCCGTTCAAGTGGCGCAACTGGTGGGCGTTTGGCGGGGGCACGCTGGCGGATTTTGGGTGTCACTACATGGATTTGCCGCATTGGGCGCTGGAGCTGAGTCATCCCCGGACCATTGAGGTGCTGGAGGGCCCGCCGGTGGATGCGGAATCGGTGCCGCCGTGGCTCAAGGTGCGTTATGAGCATCCGGCCCGCGGCAACAAACCGCCCGTGACGCTCTATTGGTACCAGGGCAAGGGCCAGCGGCCGGCGCGGTTGACCGAGGAGCAATACCGGCAATGGCGCAGCGGGGTGTTGTTTGTGGGCGAGGAGGGCGAGATTATCGCCAACTACACGAATCATGAGCTGTGGCCGGAGCAGAAGTTTGCCAATTTCCAGCGGCCCAGGCCGTTCATCAAGAACTCCATCGGGCATCATGCGGAGTGGCTGGAAGCGATTCGGAATGGGGGGACGACGACTTGTCATTTCGATTACGGCGGGCCGCTGACGGAGACTTCGTTGCTGGGGAATGTGGCGTATCGCGCGCAGAAAAAGCTCGAGTGGAACTGGCGCGAGCTGCGGGCCGCCAATGCACCGGAGGCGGACCGGTTCATCCAGCATCGGTATCGGGCGGGGTGGAAGATTTAGGCCGGGGCGGTTTGGGCGGGCGACTCGGAAAAACAGGCTGGCAAACTTCCCGTGATGCGCTACATTGAGGGGGGGTCAGCGAGTGTGAGGTATGTCCATGATGCTATTGGCAGCAGCAGGCGGGTCGGCCAGCCCCAGTACGGAAATGTCCGGGGCGTGGTTTGACGTGCTGACGGTGGTGGTGTTGGGATGGGGCATCTTTCGTGGGCGCAAGCGGGGGATGTCGGAGGAATTGTTATCCCTTTTCCAGATTCTGACCATCCTGGTGGTTTGCGGCATGTACCATCGGCCAGTGGGCAACTGGTTTGCGCAAACGGCGGGGGTCACGCATTTGTTTGCGTATATGTTTGTGTATGTGGCCATGCTAATCATCATCCTCTCCCTATTTACCGCCACCCGGCGGGCGGTGGGGGAGAAACTGGTGAGCAGCGATTTGTTTGGGCGGATGGAATACATTCTGGGAATGCTGGCGGGGATGATTCGCTATGCCGGGTATCTGGTGGTGGCACTGGCCCTGCTCAACGCGCCGGTGTACACCCGGGAGGAGATTCAGGCGCAGGTGGACGCCCAGCTTCGTAATTTGGGGAGTCATTTTTTTCCCACGCCCGGGCAGTTGCAGGAATCCATCTTCAAAAAAAGCTTTTGCGGGCAGTGGGTGCGGCGTAATCTGGAGCTGCTCTTGATTCGGCCCACGCCCACGACGGACGCGGTGTCCAACGGCGGGAAGCGCCCGACCTTGAAGGAACTCAAAGAGCAAGAGCTCAAAAAAGCCACAGAAAAGTAAGCCTTCGCCCGCGCGTGAACGGCCCGGAGGCCAGCCGGCGCAACCCACCCGGGACGGCATTTGCAAAGACGTATGCCCAGCAGTTTGCCCTTCGGTTGGTTTGATGCCCTGGTGGTCATCATGGTGGTCATTGGTGTGTTGCGCGGCCGCCGCCGCGGGATGTCCCAGGAATTATTGGATTTCTTCATGTGGGTGGGGATGGTATGCGGCGGCGCCTATGTGTGCCGCCAGGCCGCCCCTTATCTGGTGAAGTGGACGGGGCTGAGCCAGCTTACCGCGCATTTGCTGGGGTATCTGGGCACGGCGGTGGTAGTGTGGTTCGTCTTCATGCTCCTGAAAAATGCCCTGCGCGACAAACTGGCCGGCAGCGACTTCTTCGGGCGGCTCGAGTATCCGCTGGGCATGTTGGCAGGCATCATTCGTTTTCTGTGCATCCTGGTGATATTGGCGGCGCTGGTGAATGCCAAGTTTCAAACCGAGGAACAAAAAGCCCAGGCGCGCAAGGACCAGGAGCGTGAGCTGGGCAGCAGTTTTTTCCCCACCTTGGGAGACATCCAGGACGGCATTTTCAAAAAATCCTTCAGTGGCGCCCTCTTGGCCAAGCACGCCCCTCAATTGCTCATCCCGCCCTGCAAGAGTGAGGGTGAGGATTTGCGGACCAAGGAAGGACTGGGTCGGCAGCGTGAGCGTGAACTGGACAAAATCATGGGCAAGTGATGCGCTGTGGGCGGACTCATTTCACCCCAGGTCATTGAGCAGGTTCGCGCGGCCAGCGACATCGTGGAGGTAATCAGCGGCTATTTTCCGCTGAAGCGGGCGGGGGCGAATTTTGTGGCGTTGTGCCCGTTTCACAAGGAGAAGACACCGAGCTTTAACGTTAATCCTCAGCGTCAAATCTTCCATTGTTTCGGCTGCCACAAAGGGGGTGATGTCATCACTTTTGTGCGGGAGTACGAGAACATCTCCTTCCTGGAAGCCGTGCGGCGGCTGGCTGAGCGGGCGAATATCCCGCTGGCCTTTGAGAACGACCCCCACTACCGCCAGACGCGGCAGGTGAAGGACGTGCTGCTGGAGATTCACGAGCAGTTGACGCGCCGCTGGCAGCAGGCGCTCAACCAGGACAGCCGGGGTCAGGCGGCGCGCGAATACTTGGAAAAACGCGGGGTCAGCCCGGAGGCCGTCCAGCTTTTCCGGCTGGGTTATGCGCCGGAAGCGTGGGATGACACGGTGAATTGGGCGCGCCACAAGGGCTATGACATGGCGGTGATGGAGCTGGCGGGGCTGGTGGTGCGGGCCGAGGGGCGGGAGCATTATTATGACCGGTTTCGGGGGCGGCTGATGTTTCCCATCTGCGATGAACAGGGGCGGGTCATCGGCTTCAGCGGGCGCACGTTGAACCCGGAGGAAAAAACCGCGAAATATGTGAACTCGCCGGAAACGCCCATCTTCACCAAAAGCCGGGTGTTTTACGGGTTGGACAAGAGCCGGCGGGCCATTCAGGAGGCGCGGCAGGCGGTGATTTGCGAGGGGCAGTTGGATTTGATTGCCTGTTACATGGCCGGGGTGCGGCACGTGGTGGCGCCGCAGGGCACGGCCTTCACCGGGGAACATGCGCGCATTCTCAAGCGCTACGTGGAGGAAGTGGTGTTGTGTTTTGATGCGGACACCGCGGGGCAAAACGCGGCCGAGCGCGTGGCCGATGGCTTGTTGCCGCTGGGGATGGCGGTGCGGGTGGCGGTGTTGCCGGCGCCGCATGACCCGGACAGCCTGGTGCGTGAACAAGGCCCCGAGGCGCTGCAGCGAGTGGTGCGCGAGGCGCCGGATTATTTTGATTATCTGCTGGACCGGTTGTGCTGCCAGTACAGTCCGGGCACGGACAAGGGCCGGCTGGAAATCACCCGCCGCATGGCCACGGCGTTGCAGAAGGCGCGCAATGAGGTGTTGCTGGAGACGTACGCGCAGAAGACGGCGTTGCGTTTCGGACTGAATCCCTCGGTGTTCATCCAGCAGTTTCGCGCCACTCCCGTGGCGGCCATGGAGGGGTTGATGGTGGAGGAAACTCCGGCACCGCCGGAGGAACAGCCGCCGGACGTGGAGATGCGGCTGTTGCAACTGGTGATGTGCCATGACGACGCCGCGCCGGCCTGGCTGGCGGCGATGGACCTGGCCTGGATCACTAGCGAGCCGGTGCGGCGGCTGCTGGCAGTGCGGCGGCTGGCGGGGGAAAACCAGACCTGGCAGGGGGTGGCCGGCCTGATGACCACGCTGGAGGAGGAGCGGTTGCGTAATTTGCTGAGCGCCGCGCTGCTGGATGAACGGCCCATGACGCGGCCCGAGGTGGAGGTGCGCGATGCCTTGCAGCAGTTGCGCAATCAATACCTGACCCAGCAAATCAAGCTCCTGCAGGCGCAGTTGAGCCGGACGGATTTGCCGCCCGAGCAGATGCTGGCGGCCGCCGCCGAGTGCAGCCGCCTGACGCAGCTTAAACGGCAGCCGCTGGTCCTCTGAGGGCGCGGGGCGCCTGCTGGAGAGGGCGGGCACAGGGGGGGGCGCGCTTGCGCGGCAGCAAAAGTTGCACGAATTTTTATTTTCCCCCGGCTGAGTTTTTCTTATTATACCCCCTGCCCGCGCCGTGGGCGCGGCCAACCTTAAGTAAAGTCGTTATGCCATTAACACACACGCGCGAGCTGTTTGCGAAGGCCCTGAAGGGCAAGTACGCCCTGGGCGCCTTCAACGTCAACAACATGGAATTGATCCAGGCCATTGTCGAGGCCTGCGAAGAGGAAAAAGCGCCCCTGATTTTGCAAATCTCCAAGGGCGCCCGCCAGTATGCCAACCCGGTGTACTTGAAAAAGCTCATCGAGGCGGCGGTCAGCCTGTCCACCATCCCCATCGCGGTGCATCTGGACCACGGCGATTCATTTGAGCTGTGCAAGATGTGCATTGATGAGGGGTTCACCAGCGTGATGATTGACGCCAGCCACGAGCCCTTTGAGAAAAACGTGGAGATTACCCGCAAGGTGGTGGAATACGCCCACAAGCACAATTGCGTGGTGGAATCCGAGCTGGGGCATCTGGTGGGGGCGCAATTTGACGAAGGCGAGGAGGGCGGCGCCTACAGCAAGGGCGGCCACTACACCCATCCGGACGAAGCCGTGCGGTTTGTGAAGGAAAGCGGCTGCGACTCGCTGGCGGTGGCCATTGGCAACAGCCACGGCGCCTACAAGTTCAAGGGCGAGCAACACCTCGATTTGGAGCGGCTCAAAGCCATCAAAAAGGCCCTGATGGACGCCGGCCTGGGCGATTATCCGCTGGTGCTCCACGGCGCGTCCAGTGTGCCGGCGGATTTGGTGGCGCTGGTTAACAAATACGGCGGCAAGATGCCCGATGCCCAGGGCGTGCCCGAGGCGGACATCGAGGTGGCCCGCCGTGTCGGCTGCACCAAGGTCAACATTGATACCGATTTACGCCTGGCCATGACGGCGGGCATCCGCA
This is a stretch of genomic DNA from Fontisphaera persica. It encodes these proteins:
- a CDS encoding Gfo/Idh/MocA family protein; this translates as MNQPTTRRRFLAGMSLSALALAGSAPQVWTQNAGGPPSRRINLGVIGVANRGGENLRAVGFENIVALCDVDKNNLNAAAQRFPNAQTFQDFRELLEVKDLDAVLISTPDHCHAVIAAAALEKGLHIYCEKPLARTVSEARRITELARQKRKVTQLGTQIHASNNYRRVVELVQSGAIGAVREVHVWVQVVYGGLKMPTEFPPVPPTLNYDLWLGPLEHRPYSPEWVPFKWRNWWAFGGGTLADFGCHYMDLPHWALELSHPRTIEVLEGPPVDAESVPPWLKVRYEHPARGNKPPVTLYWYQGKGQRPARLTEEQYRQWRSGVLFVGEEGEIIANYTNHELWPEQKFANFQRPRPFIKNSIGHHAEWLEAIRNGGTTTCHFDYGGPLTETSLLGNVAYRAQKKLEWNWRELRAANAPEADRFIQHRYRAGWKI
- a CDS encoding CvpA family protein produces the protein MMLLAAAGGSASPSTEMSGAWFDVLTVVVLGWGIFRGRKRGMSEELLSLFQILTILVVCGMYHRPVGNWFAQTAGVTHLFAYMFVYVAMLIIILSLFTATRRAVGEKLVSSDLFGRMEYILGMLAGMIRYAGYLVVALALLNAPVYTREEIQAQVDAQLRNLGSHFFPTPGQLQESIFKKSFCGQWVRRNLELLLIRPTPTTDAVSNGGKRPTLKELKEQELKKATEK
- a CDS encoding CvpA family protein — protein: MPSSLPFGWFDALVVIMVVIGVLRGRRRGMSQELLDFFMWVGMVCGGAYVCRQAAPYLVKWTGLSQLTAHLLGYLGTAVVVWFVFMLLKNALRDKLAGSDFFGRLEYPLGMLAGIIRFLCILVILAALVNAKFQTEEQKAQARKDQERELGSSFFPTLGDIQDGIFKKSFSGALLAKHAPQLLIPPCKSEGEDLRTKEGLGRQRERELDKIMGK
- the dnaG gene encoding DNA primase is translated as MGGLISPQVIEQVRAASDIVEVISGYFPLKRAGANFVALCPFHKEKTPSFNVNPQRQIFHCFGCHKGGDVITFVREYENISFLEAVRRLAERANIPLAFENDPHYRQTRQVKDVLLEIHEQLTRRWQQALNQDSRGQAAREYLEKRGVSPEAVQLFRLGYAPEAWDDTVNWARHKGYDMAVMELAGLVVRAEGREHYYDRFRGRLMFPICDEQGRVIGFSGRTLNPEEKTAKYVNSPETPIFTKSRVFYGLDKSRRAIQEARQAVICEGQLDLIACYMAGVRHVVAPQGTAFTGEHARILKRYVEEVVLCFDADTAGQNAAERVADGLLPLGMAVRVAVLPAPHDPDSLVREQGPEALQRVVREAPDYFDYLLDRLCCQYSPGTDKGRLEITRRMATALQKARNEVLLETYAQKTALRFGLNPSVFIQQFRATPVAAMEGLMVEETPAPPEEQPPDVEMRLLQLVMCHDDAAPAWLAAMDLAWITSEPVRRLLAVRRLAGENQTWQGVAGLMTTLEEERLRNLLSAALLDERPMTRPEVEVRDALQQLRNQYLTQQIKLLQAQLSRTDLPPEQMLAAAAECSRLTQLKRQPLVL
- a CDS encoding ketose-bisphosphate aldolase, which produces MPLTHTRELFAKALKGKYALGAFNVNNMELIQAIVEACEEEKAPLILQISKGARQYANPVYLKKLIEAAVSLSTIPIAVHLDHGDSFELCKMCIDEGFTSVMIDASHEPFEKNVEITRKVVEYAHKHNCVVESELGHLVGAQFDEGEEGGAYSKGGHYTHPDEAVRFVKESGCDSLAVAIGNSHGAYKFKGEQHLDLERLKAIKKALMDAGLGDYPLVLHGASSVPADLVALVNKYGGKMPDAQGVPEADIEVARRVGCTKVNIDTDLRLAMTAGIRKVLWENPKEFDPRKYLGPARAMVKELVRHKVRNVLCCAGHAFD